Part of the Spinacia oleracea cultivar Varoflay chromosome 5, BTI_SOV_V1, whole genome shotgun sequence genome, TCCAAATATTTTATCATGGCGTCATCCTTGGCTTCATATTCTCCCTTTACTTGACTGACAATTAACTGTGAGTCAGATAACACCAGGACCTCTGCTGCCCCTGCTGCTTTGCTCATTTGGATTCCGCATATCAAGGCTTCATATTCAGCTTCATTGTTTGACGTCTGAAAGTTAAAACGTATTGCATATTCATAGACATCCCCTTCTGGTGATTCACAGATAATGCAGGCTCCACACCCATTTTGGGTGGCAGAGCTATCCTCGTGGACCACCCACTGAGTCTTTTCATTTTTCAAGTAGAGTGGCCTAGTCATTTCCGCAATAAAGTCAGCAAAAGCCTGTCCCTTTATGGCCTTCCGCGGCTCATACGAAATATCAAATGCATTAAGCTCGATTGCCCAATTGAGCATTCTCCCGGACGCTTCCAGGTTGGTAAATGGCCGTTTGAGAGGTTGATCTGTGTACACTATCAGCCGATGGGCCAGGAAGTAAGGGCGAAGCTTCTTGCTAGCCAGGAACAGAGCGAAGCTGAATTTTTCAATAGTTGGATACTTAAGATCTGCATTCTGCAACATGTGGCTGACGAAATAGACAGGTAGTTGCATCCCATCCCTCTCTGTAAGTAGGACGGCGCTTAGAGCGTAGTCTGAGATGGCAAGGTAGAGACACAGAACCTCCCCTGAGAGAGGGCTGACTAGCCGCGGCAGAGTGTGCAGATGCTCTTTTAAACGAAGGAAGGCGGCCTCTGTCTGTGGCGTCCATTCAAACTGGGTACCCTTTTTTatggtactgaaaaagtaaTGACACTTATCTCCAGCTCTAGACAAAAGTTGTCCCAAGGCGGCAAGACAGCCAGTCAAGCGTTGCACATCTTTAACAGTTTTTGGCGATGTCATAGTGATGACGGCCTGTACTTTGTCAAGATTGGCCTCAATGCCCCTCTCATCAATCAAAAAGCCAAGGAACATGCCAGAAGAGACTCCGAAAATGCATTTCTTTGGATTGAGTCTCATTTGGTAAGCCCTAAGGGTCTCAAAGGTCTCCCGCAAATCGCCGAGGTGATCCACCttttgcttgctttttacaatcatatcatcaatataggcttctatattgCTCCCGAGTTGTTTTGCAAAAACAGTGTTCACCAATCGTTGAAAGGTGGCTGGGGCATTTTTTAGGccgaacggcattactttgtagcagtacaacCCTTGCTCTGTGACAAATGATGTCTTCTCCTAGTCCTGGGGCCACAAAGGGATCTGATGaaatccggagtaggcgtccatgaagctcatcatggcgtGCCCTGCCGTTGAGTCGACGAGTCGGTCTATCTTTGGCAATGGAAAACTGTCCTTGGAGCAGGCCTTATTTAAATCGGTATAGTCGACACACATTCTCCACGTCCCATTGGGCTTAGGTACCAGTACTACATTGGCTACCCAGTCTGGATACTGACATGGACGTATGAAGCCTGCGTCCATTAACTTCTGTACTTCAGCAGCGGCGGCTAAATTTCTTGCCTCTCCATGATTCCTTTTCTTCTGTCGTACTGGTTTCATAGCGCTATCTACATTCAGCTTGCGCACGGCCACCGCTGAATCAATGCCTAGCATCTCCTCTACCGTGAAGGCATATATTTCTTTGTATTCTCGAAGCAGTTGTACCAGTGCCGCTGCCATGGGGTCGTCAGGAGGGATTCCAATGGGAACTGTTCGAGACGGGTTCGCTAGGTCTAGAACTATATCATAgtgtgctcccactggctcaggGCGTCGATCCGCATTATGTGCCATAGGTGTCTCTCTGAGTTTACGCTGGCTTGTCAGTGGTTTCAACTGTTCATTTTTCTTTGGAGAGGCTCCCCATGCTGGTGGGTCCAGCGATGATAAGTAACAATCTCTGGCCAGCTGTTGGTTTCCATAGAGGGATCCGATGCGTCCAATGCTTCGTACAAACTTAACTAGTAGTAAATGGGGAACAATCACAGCTTTTAGGACATTGAGTGCTGGACGGCCGAGTATGATGTTGAATGCGGTGAGGCTTGCTACAATCGTAAATCGGATGACACCTTCCTTGGTCATTGGAGGGGTGCGAATGGAGACTGGGAGCAGGATGGAGCCAATTGGGCGAACGATACTTCCTCCAAATCCTACTAAGGGCCTGAATAGTTTCTCTATTATTCTGGCATCGTGCTTCAATTTTTGTAGGCAATGCAGgctgattatgtcggacgagctccccgTGTCTACCAGTACTATTTTCACTCTGAGGTTAGCCACCTTAATCTCTAGAACCAAAGGATCATCATCATATGGTGCTGCCCCCTTTCGGTAATCGTCTTTGGAAATTTCCACAAGAGGTAAATCCATTTGTGCGGGACAGAGATAAGATGAACCTGATTGTCGTCCTTTTTTACATGGTTCTCCTGCTGCTATCCCTCCTGATATACTGGAACGAATCCTTCGTCTGAATAACTGTTGCTATTGGTGGGGAGACTCGACTCTTCGCTTGCATCTGTCAAACGGACGTACTGACGTAAGTGTCCTTTAGCCGCGTAGTAATTCAGTATCTTTCTCAACATCCGACAGTTTTGAGTGTCGTGCCCCTCTTCTTTGTGAAAAGCACAAAACGGGGCCTGTTGTTTCGAGGTAGCCGGTCGTCGAGGGGACCGTTGTTTTATTCCCAGATTTCGTCCCTCAGTCAAGAGCCGTGTTGAATATAAAGGAGCTTTTTGCCGTCGACTTCTTTCGTTTCCTTTTTACTTCAGTGCCTCAACCACTTTTTTCCGAGGTGATGTTCTCATGCCGCCTTCTAGAAATCCTGGGAGAGTGATAATCATGAGATTCACAAGTCGTCTGCCGTGAAGATAGACTCGTCCGCCTTCCTGGACGCTCTTCTCTTACATGCTGACTTTCCCTCTCCGGGCGTTGTCCCTTCCGGGGTGAATCAAGATCATCTGATAATGGTTCCACCACTCTGCCGCTATCATGCTCAGGGTTGGC contains:
- the LOC110799329 gene encoding uncharacterized protein, with protein sequence MPFGLKNAPATFQRLVNTVFAKQLGSNIEAYIDDMIVKSKQKVDHLGDLRETFETLRAYQMRLNPKKCIFGVSSGMFLGFLIDERGIEANLDKVQAVITMTSPKTVKDVQRLTGCLAALGQLLSRAGDKCHYFFSTIKKGTQFEWTPQTEAAFLRLKEHLHTLPRLVSPLSGEVLCLYLAISDYALSAVLLTERDGMQLPVYFVSHMLQNADLKYPTIEKFSFALFLASKKLRPYFLAHRLIVYTDQPLKRPFTNLEASGRMLNWAIELNAFDISYEPRKAIKGQAFADFIAEMTRPLYLKNEKTQWVVHEDSSATQNGCGACIICESPEGDVYEYAIRFNFQTSNNEAEYEALICGIQMSKAAGAAEVLVLSDSQLIVSQVKGEYEAKDDAMIKYLEKVHQETQQLTSFEIQHIPRSENSKTDTLSKLASSASCDTPRHVFWEVKQSKSIDVLRTDILDRTTTWMDDIVNFKMNGVLPDDTKQAKRLQKKCAWFEIWNGTLYKKAFSRPLLRCVTPENGHKVLEDLHQGLCSSHIGGRALAEKALRTGYYWPTLKEDALDLVKRCDKCQRFAHLIRRSAQKLTPITSPIPFAKWGMDLLGPYTTAPGGLRYVIVVVDYFTKWVEAEALKNTKTQDVRAFIWKNIITRFGVPQSIVFDNGPQFKTPKLENWLADHGITTSKL
- the LOC110799331 gene encoding uncharacterized protein — translated: MDLPLVEISKDDYRKGAAPYDDDPLVLEIKVANLRVKIVLVDTGSSSDIISLHCLQKLKHDARIIEKLFRPLVGFGGSIVRPIGSILLPVSIRTPPMTKEGVIRFTIVASLTAFNIILGRPALNVLKAVIVPHLLLVKFVRSIGRIGSLYGNQQLARDCYLSSLDPPAWGASPKKNEQLKPLTSQRKLRETPMAHNADRRPEPVGAHYDIVLDLANPSRTVPIGIPPDDPMAAALVQLLREYKEIYAFTVEEMLGIDSAVAVRKLNVDSAMKPVRQKKRNHGEARNLAAAAEVQKLMDAGFIRPCQYPDWVANVVLVPKPNGTWRMCVDYTDLNKACSKDSFPLPKIDRLVDSTAGHAMMSFMDAYSGFHQIPLWPQD